The proteins below are encoded in one region of Lactuca sativa cultivar Salinas chromosome 3, Lsat_Salinas_v11, whole genome shotgun sequence:
- the LOC111884278 gene encoding basic leucine zipper 19 — protein MDDGELDFSNHEMFVGDIPSSGSMNSFFDEIFNDTHACTHKHTCNPPGPDSSHTHTCYHVHTKILPATSDDDKTPTEDTAESSDKKGKNRPSGNREAVRKYREKKKARAASLEDEVVRLTALNQQLMRRVQSQVGLEAEVARLKCLLVDIRGRIDGEIGSFPYQKRHHPVGNQNLSSGFLLNPCNLQGGESMHHDLDINGCDFEDLQCLGNQGLMPNQSTAGSKRKGGRR, from the exons ATGGATGACGGAGAACTCGATTTCTCCAACCACGAGATGTTTGTGGGTGATATCCCGAGCAGTGGTTCCATGAACAGCTTCTTCGATGAAATCTTCAACGACACACACGCGTGTACTCATAAGCACACATGCAACCCTCCGGGACCTGATTCATCACACACGCACACATGTTACCATGTCCACACCAAAATCCTACCTGCTACGAGTGATGACGACAAAACCCCTACAGAAGACACCGCTGAATCCTCCGACAAAAAAGGTAAGAATCGTCCATCAGGAAACCGGGAAGCTGTGAGAAAGTATCGTGAAAAGAAGAAGGCGCGTGCTGCTTCATTAGAAGACGAAGTAGTTAGATTGACAGCATTGAATCAACAATTGATGAGAAGAGTTCAGAGTCAAGTAGGATTAGAAGCAGAAGTAGCGAGGCTAAAGTGTTTGCTTGTTGACATTAGAGGGAGAATCGATGGAGAAATCGGATCTTTTCCTTATCAAAAACGCCACCATCCAGTGGGTAATCAGAATTTGAGTAGTGGGTTCTTGTTGAATCCTTGTAATTTGCAGGGTGGTGAATCGATGCACCATGATCTGGACATCAATGGCTGTGACTTTGAGGATCTACAATGTTTAGGGAACCAAGGATTGATGCCGAATCAGTCTACTGCTGGAagtaaaagaaaag GTGGTCGTAGATGA
- the LOC111884307 gene encoding WD-40 repeat-containing protein MSI2 yields MATVDNGGEEHHVEEEFRVWKKNTPFLYDLVVSHALEWPSLTVQWLPSEPSLDSDGSFAVHKLILGTHTSDDCPNFLLVAEVHLPVNHSISLEGNLENHKIPKVEVIHRIHVDGEVNRARCMPQTPSIIAAKTSSSEVYVFDSTKQPLDHEGGSCEPDIKLRGHDKEGYGLSWNPFKEGYLLSGSNDCKICLWDLSTMPDNKVLDAKHIYEDHGSVVGDVSWHLKNEFLFGSVGDDCKLMIWDLRTNKHQQSVVVHEKEVNYLSFNPYNEWVLATASSDTTVGLFDMRKLTSPLHVLSNTDEVFQVEWDPNHETVLASCADDRRLMVWDLNRIGDEQLEGEAEDGPPELLFSHGGHKAKISDFSWNKNKPWVISSVAEDNALQVWQMAESIYREDDDN; encoded by the exons ATGGCGACGGTGGACAACGGCGGCGAAGAACACCACGTGGAGGAGGAATTCCGTGTCTGGAAGAAGAATACACCTTTCTTGTACGATCTCGTCGTCTCTCACGCTCTTGAGTGGCCGTCTCTCACCGTCCAGTGGCTCCCGTCAGAGCCGTCGCTGGACTCCGACGGTTCCTTCGCCGTTCACAAATTGATCCTTGGGACACACACCTCCGACGACTGTCCTAACTTCCTACTCGTCGCAGAAGTCCACTTGCCGGTCAATCATTCGATATCACTTGAAGGCAATTTGGAAAACCACAAAATCCCTAAG gTAGAGGTTATTCACAGGATACATGTTGATGGAGAGGTGAACAGGGCACGGTGTATGCCTCAGACTCCATCAATCATTGCAGCAAAGACCAGTTCTTCAGAAGTCTATGTATTCGACTCCACAAAGCAACCTTTAGATCATGAAGGAGGCTCTTGTGAACCTGACATTAAACTAAGAGGTCACGACAAAGAAGGGTATGGCCTCTCATGGAACCCTTTCAAAGAAGGCTACCTCTTAAGTGGCTCCAACGATTGCAAAATCTGCTTGTGGGATTTGTCTACAATGCCAGACAACAAAGTTCTTGATGCAAAACATATCTACGAG GATCACGGGAGTGTGGTTGGAGATGTATCATGGCATTTGAAGAACGAATTTCTATTCGGATCTGTTGGTGATGACTGCAAGCTTATGATTTGGGATCTGCGCACAAACAAACATCAACAATCTGTTGTTGTTCATGAGAAAGAAGTGAACTACTTATCTTTCAATCCATATAATGAATGGGTTCTTGCTACAGCCTCTTCAGATACAACTGTTGGTCTATTTGACATGCGAAAGCTCACATCACCTTTACACGTTTTAAGCAATAC GGATGAGGTGTTTCAAGTGGAGTGGGACCCGAACCATGAAACTGTGCTTGCTTCTTGTGCTGATGACAGAAGGTTGATGGTTTGGGATCTAAACAG GATTGGAGATGAACAATTGGAAGGAGAAGCAGAGGATGGCCCACCAGAGCTTCTGTTTTCTCATGGTGGACATAAGGCAAAGATATCTGACTTTTCATGGAACAAGAACAAGCCATGGGTGATATCCAGTGTTGCTGAAGATAATGCTTTGCAGGTATGGCAAATGGCTGAAAGCATTTATCGTGAAGATGATGACAATTAA